The following proteins are co-located in the Candidatus Eisenbacteria bacterium genome:
- a CDS encoding YicC family protein, whose product MTGYGAAEIERDGQRLTAEIRSVNHRFCEVQIRAPRMVSLFEDQIRQLVQDRFARGKLNLTITWSGAGDAGEVLRINEPVAERYVSLMRQLRDRFELGGDVQLATVAALPDVFTWEHTALSDDETWALVRSVVDKACDSMNDMKAREGAALARDFEQRLGILRRELDTVVARAPLRPQEMKERLMTRLQALLADVEMDPARIAQEVTLYADRIDCTEECVRLSAHIDQYKQLIASEELAGRKLNFLLQEMNREANTIGSKANDVEIQRSVIIVKEELERLREQVQNVE is encoded by the coding sequence ATGACCGGCTACGGCGCGGCCGAGATCGAACGCGACGGGCAGCGCCTCACGGCCGAAATCCGCTCGGTCAATCACCGTTTCTGCGAGGTCCAGATCCGCGCCCCGCGCATGGTGAGCCTGTTCGAAGATCAGATCCGGCAGCTCGTGCAGGATCGATTCGCGCGCGGCAAGCTGAACCTGACCATCACCTGGAGCGGCGCCGGCGATGCCGGCGAGGTGCTGCGCATCAACGAGCCGGTCGCGGAGCGCTATGTCTCGCTCATGCGGCAGCTGCGCGACCGCTTCGAGCTGGGCGGCGACGTGCAGCTCGCGACCGTCGCCGCACTGCCGGACGTCTTCACGTGGGAGCACACCGCGCTGTCCGACGACGAGACCTGGGCGCTGGTGCGGTCGGTGGTCGACAAGGCGTGCGACAGCATGAACGACATGAAGGCGCGCGAAGGCGCGGCACTGGCGCGCGACTTCGAGCAGCGCCTTGGCATTCTGCGCCGCGAACTCGACACCGTGGTCGCTCGCGCCCCGCTCCGCCCGCAGGAGATGAAGGAGCGGCTCATGACGCGTCTGCAGGCGCTGCTGGCCGACGTCGAGATGGACCCGGCGCGCATCGCACAAGAAGTCACGCTCTACGCCGATCGCATCGACTGCACCGAGGAGTGCGTGCGACTCTCCGCGCACATCGATCAGTACAAGCAGCTGATCGCCAGTGAAGAGCTGGCCGGACGCAAGCTGAACTTCCTGCTGCAGGAGATGAACCGCGAGGCCAACACGATCGGTTCGAAGGCGAACGACGTCGAGATCCAGCGGTCCGTGATCATCGTGAAGGAAGAACTGGAGCGCCTGCGCGAGCAGGTACAAAACGTCGAGTGA